The Paenibacillus sp. FSL H7-0357 nucleotide sequence CCGTCGGCGATCATTGGCGCACGGATATATTTTGTAGCTTTTAAATGGGAGGACTATAAGGATAACTTTATAGATGTCTTCAAAATATGGAACGGCGGAATTGCCATCTATGGAGCCTTGATCGGAGCCATTATTTGCGCCATTATCTATTTCCGCTATAAAGGGTACCCATTCTGGCGTGTTGTGGATATTTGCGCGCCTGGACTACTGGCCGGACAAATGATTGGCCGATGGGGAAACTTTATCAATCAGGAGGCTTATGGTGGGGTTGTAGAGGAGTCGTTCCTGCGTGATAAGCTGCATTTGCCTGACTTTATCGTCAATCAAATGTACATAGAAAATGCGTTCCATCATCCAACCTTCCTGTACGAATCTCTGTGGAGCCTGCTGGGTATTCTACTCCTTATGGTGCTGCGCCGCCAGAGGTTTGTCCGTGCGGGTGAAATCTTCTTATCCTACTTTATCTGGTATTCAATCGGCCGCTTCTTCATTGAAGCCTTGCGTACCGACAGCTTGGGCTTTAACGGCAGCAGCGGTGTAGCTTCATTCGTCAACGGCCTGTGGAGCCCGATGAAATGGCTGGGCTTTGAACAAGGGTACTTTGATCCTGCCTATGGAAATATCCGTATCTCGCAGCTGCTCGCTTTGCTGATTATCGTAGCTGCCGTAGTACTTATTATTGTGCGCCGGGTAACCGGTCAATCTAAGGCTCATTATTCCGATCCTATTGTCAGCACCAAGCCGGTCGCTGCAGATTCTGTGGTCCCGGAGAATGCAGTCAACACACCGCAAAAAGCCCCGCAGGCGGCACCGCCTGACAAGGTCAAGTCTGAGGATGCGGAACCGAAGGAGTAGTAACCCGATGATAGAATGCGTTCTTTTTGATCTGGACGGAACGATTGTGAATACCAATGAACTGATTATTGGCTCTTTCATGCATGCGCTGAAGGAGAACAATCTTCCGTCTTTGACCCGGGAGCAGATTATCCCCCATATGGGAACAACACTTCATCAGCAGCTGAGCGCGTTCTCCGGCCTTGAGGATACCAGTGTATTGGAGAAGTCCTACCGTTCTTACAACTACGCGCATCACGACGAGCTGATTGGTTCTTTTCCGCGTGTGAATGAAACGATGGAAGAGCTGTCGCGGCGCGGGATTAGAATGGGAATTGTAACGACGAAGATTCGTCCGACTACGCTCAAGGCACTGGAAATGTTCGATCTGCTGAAGTATATGGAAACTATAGTAACGGTTACTGATGTGACACAGCCTAAACCGCATCCGGAGCCGGTGCTGACAGCTATCCGCAACTTAGAGGTTGACCCGCAGCATACCTTAATGGTAGGCGACAGCATTGTAGATATCCAATCGGCCAAAGCGGCAGGTGTGCCTGTAGCAGCTGTAGCCTGGTCACTTAAAGGGGAAGAGACGCTGCGTAAATATGAGCCGGATTATATTATCCACGACATGACGGATTTATATGAGATAGTCCGGCAAGGGACGAAGGAATCGTGAGAAACCTAACCCGCTATCCGGTGGAGGGGCATAATTCACTCTGGTACATTTACCGTACAGTTAGCCCATGGAAGGGCGTCCGTAATTTTATATTTATCCAAATTGCCCGGTATTGCCCCATTCTTCCGCTCAAGAACTGGATTTATCGCCGGATCCTTGGCATGAAGGTGGGTAAACATACGGCATTTGGACTGATGGCAATGGTGGATGTATTTTTTCCGGAGAAAATTACAGTCGGCGAAAACTCCATCATCGGCTATAACACCACCATTTTGGCTCATGAGTACCTGATTAAAGAGTATCGGCTCGGTGAAGTCATTATTGGTGAAAATGTTCTAATTGGCGCTAATACAACCATTCTCCCCGGTGTAACGATCGGAGATGGCGCGGTTGTGGCGGCCGGTTCGGTTGTGCACAAGCATGTGGCGGCCGGGTCGTTTGTCGGAGGCAATCCGCTGCGGGAGCTGCGCCCGGGGGACTCGTCAGACCGGTTAGACCGTACAGAAGACCTATAGTTAGAAACAAACCGCTTACGTATTTTACTTGTCCAGGATGCATTATGATGTCTTTTGGGTATAGTTACGTAAGGCGGTTTTTTTCGTTATAGAGGAGCAGCGACAGATAAGTTACAGGCATCGTATCTCTTTGCATAGTCAATCTGAAGGAGATGAGAGATTTAAAGTGAATTCCATCAAAAAGGAAAGGCTGCCCCAGTTGGATATTTTCCGGGCTTTGGCCATACTTGGTGTACTGCATGTACATGCCACATCGTTCGCAGCAGGAGAGCAGGCACTTCAATCGCCTTATTATGTTTGGATCAACGGGGTCAATATTTTTTTTAGATTCGGGACTCCCTGTTTTATTTTTCTTAGCAGTTTTGTACTGTTCTATAATTACTACGGCCGTCCGGTTACCCGCGGGCTGATGCTTAACTTTTACCGCCGGAGACTAACGTATATCCTTTTGCCTTATCTGCTGGCCTCCATCGGATATCATCTAATGGTTCTCTACATAAACGGTCAATTGCTTGATGATCCGTTAACGAATCTATCCTCCTTTATGTACGCCCTCATTACAGGCTCTGCCTATACTCATTTGTACTTCGTATTTATCAGCATTCAGTTCTATTTGGTCTTTCCGCTGATCCTGCAACTGATGCAGAAATCAAAAAAAATGGTCACCTGGGCTATACTGATCGGTCTCATCATTCAGTGGGCTTTTGTATTCCTGAATAAATATCAGCTGCAACTTGTGGATAAGGCCAGCTATGCTCCAACGTATATGGCTTATTACATGATGGGGGCTTATCTTGCGATTCATTTTGACAAAATCAAGCCTTGGCTGGAACGCCCCTTCAAAGAGTGGTCCAACACACAAACAGGAGAGACAATTGTGCTCTGGGGCAGTTGGCTCGCTGCGGCCTTCATTCAGATTCATCTATGGTATCAAGGCCGGCATTTTGGCCATTGGGTCAACTCGCTGTGGTACGAGCTGCTCTGGAATGTTCACTCCATGCTTTCGGCGCTTGTACTGCTTCATGCCACCTTCCTGATATACCGCACAGCTTCCCGCGGGGTTAATGCCTTTATGACGAGGCTAGGAGAAATCTCCTTTGCTGTGTATCTGCTCCATCCGCTCATTCTGGTGCTGTACCGCCGGTTCCGGTATAACATTCCATTGGATTCCTTGGCCTATGTATTATTCGTTCATGGAGGGCTTATAGTGGCTCTGGGGGTAAGCTGGATGGTCGTTCAGATCTCGTTCCGCCGAACCCGTTGGTCCTGGATCGCATTCGGAAGTGTTCCCCGCTCGCTTGCACCTCAACCTAAGCGGGAGCCGGATGCAGTGCTCACTTTGGATAATAGCCACGGAAAGGCTTAGCGAGTTTTTAAACAGCAAAAAGCCATCGGCATGAAGAATGCCAATGGCTTGATGTTCCCGGTTATGAGGCACTAAGATCGAACAGTTACGGATGTATACTTTATTCCCCAAAGGTGATATCAACTTCAAGCAGCTTGTCTTTCTCCTGCCCCAAAGTGACTGAACCTCCGAACAAGGCTGGAATGGACTCCAGTGGAGCGGCCATGATCCCGATCTTGTTCTCAACGGGGGCAGCCAGCTTGACGGTTTGTCCATCGAGCAGGGCTTCGTCCGAACCTACAGTCAGTTCCGCAACGCTGTCTCCCTTGGCGAGAGTAATCAATTTCTTATCGATATCATAATCGAAGGCAATCCCCAGCATCTGCGCATAGAGCTTGAGAGGAGCCATAATGACGTCTCCTGTCGTTGGCGGAAGGAAACCGAAGCTCTGCGGCTCACCGTTCAGAGAGAGATCTATGGAATAGACTGTGCCCTCCTCTGTATTGACGATTACATTCTCGGCCTGCCGCTTCAGCAGTTGGATCCCCTGTTCCAGGTTATCTGCTGTGACCAGATGGGTCCCTTTAGAGATTCCATCCACAATTATAGAATTAACAGCGCCGGAGTGATGGGACAGATCCTTGTAAAGATCAAGGTTATAGGTGATGTCGCTGTCTGTCTGGAATTCATAAATACTAACATTGGAATAAGAATTAAGCTTATCGAACATATAACGTTTCATTTCCAGCTGGTTGCCGTAGCGTTCCGGGTTGGTCTTATACCAGACCTGCTGCCGCAGAATCGAATATGGCGGATAGTAGAAATAAAACTTCGTTTCCGGATGAGCTTTGACTATGCTGACCACATTCTCATCAAAGGTTTGCTTAACAGAATCCAGCGGATCCTCATTATTTCCATACGCGACCTCCTTGTTCCGTGCTGACTGCCAGTTCTTAATAACTAAGTCGCGTCCATAGGTAACTGACTTGTCCCAGTTGTACAGTAGTTCAAGCGATGACAGCTTCAGGTTGGCTCGTCCTTCTGACTTACTCAAAGCTGTAAGCGCCGACTTAATATTAGTTTCATTGAAGACATATTTGTAATCGTTAAGCGGATTGCTATCGTACAGATATGCGGGGAATTCTTCATTCCCGGTTGCATTGTTAGTGCGGAAGGCGAAATAATCGATTCCCCATAATACTTGTCTGACCTGGCCTGTTTTGAAGGCTACTTTTGCAGTCTGATACTGCTCTCCGATGGTTGAGCCTTCAATAGACAATTTAAGAACGTCGCCCTTCAACTTCTCGCCTACATCAGAGGGGAGAAAATTCTCCGTCATGGAGCTGCCGAGAACGATGGTATCATATTTGTAGTTACGGGCAAGACCGGGATTCTGGTATCGTTCCTGCCAGGACAGTTTAGGAGTATAGAAGCTGGCCTTGCGGTAGAACTGCAAGGGATCGACAATATAACTAAAGGTACCAATCAGAACAGCGAACGCGATAACCATAGTTATAAATTGAAATATAAATTTTTTGTATTTCGTTTTTTTATGCCTCAATTCAATAAATCTCCTTTATCAGTTGAAATGGCCGGGATCAGAAGCTGAAATAGAGAAACTCGCTGATTTTGTTGAAATAGACGACAGCAATACAGAACAAAGCGGCGGCAAAAACGGCGGTTTTCCAGCCCGGCTTGAATCCTTCCAGCATCTGCATGGAGTTGCGGCATAGCACAGCCACAATCATGAAGACAGCCAGTCCCAATACAATCGTCTTGTCCAATGAAGCGATGCCGATTCCGTTAAGGCCGACCATTCCTTTCAACACCTTGATGGCATTGTCCCAACTGGTTGCCCGGAAGAAAACCCAGGTCAGATTAATAAATTGGAAAGTGATAAACCAAGCTACCCATTTCGGCAGTTTGATGTTGGCTTTTTGCCAAATCCGGTGGATAAACTGGGCAAATCCATGCATGAATCCCCAGAAGACAAAGGTCCAGCCCGCCCCGTGCCAGAGACCGCCGATGAGCATGGTCAGCATGGAGTTGATATGGGTGCGGGTAGTTCCTTTACGGCTGCCGCCCAGAGGGAAATAGATATACTCCCGCAGGAAGCGGCTTAAGGTCATATGCCAGCGGCGCCAAAAATCCTGAATGTTCAAGGATTTGTATGGTGAATTAAAGTTGATGGGCAAAATGATATTAAACAGCAGGGCAACACCAATCGCCATGTCCGAATACCCGCTGAAATCATAATAGAGCTGAAGGGTGTAGGAAAGTGAGGTTGTCCAGGCTTGAATAAAATTCAACTGGGACAACACATCAAATCCATTGCTGGCTACGGGTGCAAATGAATCGGCGATAACCACTTTCTTGAATAACCCAATGCTCAGCAGAAAAAGGCCTTTGGCCACGTTGCTGTAATCAAACCGTTTGCCCCGTAAACGGTCGAACTGCGGCATCATCTCCTTATGATGGAGAATCGGGCCTGCAATCAGATGCGGATAAAAGGTTACAAACAATACATAGCTGATCACATTATATTCTTTTGCCTTACCGCGATAAGCGTCGACCAGGTAAGCGATCTGTGTAAAGGTGAAAAAGCTGATTCCGAGCGGAAGCACGATCTTGAGCAATGGAACATCTGTATCGAACAGAGCGTTGACATTGCCGATAAAGAAATCGGCATATTTATAATAGATAAGCAGCAGCAGATTCATGATGATGGCGAAAGCCAAAGCTAGTTTGCGCTTTCGTTCCGTGGCATTCTGCATATGGGAGATGGTTCTGCCCATAAAATAGTTGAAGGCGATGGAACCGAGCAGCAGTGGAAGGTAGCGCACATCCCACCAGCAGTAGAAGAACAGGGAACTAAGCGCTAGCCAGAGCTTGCTGGCGTAGATCAAACGAAAGCGATTTAATAGAAAATAAACTATCACAGTAACCGGCATGAAAATAAATATAAATTCGTAAGAGTTAAACAGCACTTCTTCAAACACCTCTTCATAATTTTCGACTTCAAATAGCTGGTCTATGGCCCTAAGTTTCAATATACTAAAAAAACGTCTAACGGGTAAGTCCTTACACGGCAAATAATAAGAAATAATCCTGAAAATTGACAAAAAACGATGTGCGGCAAACATTCCATATTTTAGTTTTTTTGTCAAGTGCCATGCAGCGAGCCGATATCAGGAAGATGTATTCAAAGATATGGGATTGCCGAATATATAACATCTTGCCGGTATCATCAGCCAGTACTCCTTTATTCGCCCGACTGTTCACGCTGAAACCCGGCGATGGCCTCATATTGACTTTCCAGACTCCGGAAGACGGAAATATAGATAGGCAGCAGCTGCTTGTACACTGTGGCATGCTCCTGGATCGGCTGATGCTGATGAGTGGAGCCGATCATTCCGAATACATGATCAAGGGAGTCGATGCGCCGGATAGCATAAAGACCAAGCACAACTGCGCCAAGGCAGGAACTCTCGAAGCTCTCCGGAACGACAACCTCCTGATCGAAAATATCGGCCATCATCTGCCGCCACAGGGCAGAGCGGGCGAAACCGCCGGTGGCGAGAATCTTGCTCGGGCGGCCAATGCGCTCCTCCATGGCCAGCAGCACGGTGTACATATTGAAAATGACCCCTTCCAGCACTGAACGGATCATATGCTCCTTGTGGTGATTCATCGTCAGGCCAAAGAAGGAGCCCCTGGCATCCGGATTCCATAGCGGTGCGCGTTCTCCAGTCAGGTAGGGATGAAAGAGCAATCCGCCGCTGCCGGGAGGCACCTGCTCGGCAATGCGTGTCAGCACTTCATAGGGATCAATGCCGAGGCGTTTGGCAGTCTCCACCTCGGAGGCGGCAAATTCATCACGTACCCAGCGGAACAGCATGCCGCCGTTATTCACCGGACCGCCGATGACCCAGTGTTTCTCTGTCAGGGCATAGCAGAAGATTCGCCCTTTGGGATCGGTAAGCGGACGGTCCACTACGGTGCGGATCGCTCCGCTGGTTCCGATCGTGGCAGCGATAACGCCAGGCTGTATGGCACCAACCCCAAGATTGGAGAGGACCCCGTCGCTGGCGCCGACAATAAATGGAGTAGAGGAGAGCAGGCCCAGTTCTGCTGCCAGCCCCGGGAGTAGTCCCTGCATAATATGGGTGGTAGGGACAGGGCTCGACAGGCGCTCCCTGGTAATGCCGGCAATGCTCAGCGCCTCTTCATCCCAGTCCAGCTTCTCCAGGTTGAACATGCCTGTAGAGGAAGCGATGGAATGGTCGATCACATATTCTCCGAATAGTTTGGCGAAGATGTATTCTTTAATGGAAATGAATTTATAAGCCTGGCGAAAAAGCTCCGGCTGCTCTTCGCCAAGCCACATCAGCTTGGTGATCGGGGACATCGGATGAATAGGGGTTCCTGTACGCAAATATAATTCATGCCCCCCGAGCTCGTTCTTAAGACGGGCAGCACAAGCAGCGCTGCGGTTATCCGCCCATGTGATGCAGGCGGTAAGGGGCTTGCCCGTATTGTCTACGGCAATGACACTATGCATGGCTGAACTGAAAGAGACAAACAGCACCGCTTCAGCGGGGACAGCACTGTCCCGCATCACCGCCGCAATGGTTTGGGTTACTGCATTCATAATTTGTTCCGGATCCTGCTCAGCCACAGATGGGGAGGGCTGGTGCAGCGGGTAACCCTGATTGGACTGTGCCGCGATTCGGCCATTTTCTTCGAAGAGGACTGCCTTAGTGCTGGTGGTTCCAATATCAACGCCGATCATATAGGATGTATTCAACGGATAGTCCTTCTTTCTATTGGAAAATAGATACTTGGAGCACTGGAAGCAGGGAATAAAGTACAATTATATAAGGTTATTATATTATCCGGTAAACGCTGAGGCAAAATTCAGGTAAACCTCAGGCTGGTGGTTAAGATATTATGTCTATGGTGTAAGGTTTTATTGACGCAAAAGGATGGATCATGATACGATGTTGCAAATGCTTTACTTTGCTACCACTTTACCATAGTAAAGTGAACGATATATAACTTGCATGATATCTGATGAGGTGACTAATGAAGATGTCCAAACCTAAGGGATTCGAGAAGCCGGCTGGTGTGCGCGACTATCTCCCGCGTGCAGTAACGAAGTTGCGCAAGATTGAGAACGACGTGCTCCACTGCATGAGCCGCTGGGGATACCAGCAGATGATTACACCCACACTTGAATATTACGATACGGTCGGCGTGGCTAGTTCCACATCAGACCAGAAGCTTTATAAATTGCTTAACAACCGTGGTCAGGCCCTGGTGCTGCGGTCCGAAATGACTGCGCCGGTTGCGCGCGTGGTTTCATCGTTACTGAAGGATGAGCCACTTCCGCTCCGCCTTTCTTATCATGCCAATGTGTTCCGGGCAATCGAAGAGGAAGCCGGCCGGGAAGCGGAGTTTTTCCAGACCGGTGTGGAGCTTGTAGGCGATGATTCGCCTGAGGCGGATGCCGAGGTCGTGGCGCTGGCCATTTCGTCGCTGCAGGCAGCGGGCGTCAAGTCTTTCAAAATCGCGATGGGACATGTCGGATTCCTGGACGGACTCTTCCAAGAGGCGGTCGCCGGACTGCCGGAAGCCCAGGAGGAGCTGAAAAGCCATCTGCTGAACCGCGATTATGTCGCTTTCCGGGAAACCCTCCGGCGGCTGGACCTGACGGAGGCCCAGAAGCGGGAGCTGGACGGGCTGCTGCGGCTGCGCGGCGGCAAAGAAATCTGCGGGCAGGCACTGGAGCTCAGCAGCCATCCGCTGGCCCGGACCTCTATTGAGCATCTGTGCAAGGTGTGGGAGGTGCTTGTCTCTTATGGGGTTTCACAGCATGTGCTGATTGATCTGACGATGATCGGAGATTTCTCTTATTATACAGGGATGACCTTTGAGGGATATGCCTCCGAGCTGGGGTTCCCGGTATGCAGCGGCGGTCGGTATGATAATCTGCTTCAGCAGTTTGGGCGCCCGATTCCTTCGACCGGGTTCTCACTCAAAACGAACCGGATTCTGGACGGAGTATCCGGCATGCCGGAAGAGGCGGAGCTGCCGGTATTGATCCAGTACGATGCGCTGCGGCGGACCGAAGGGCTGGAAGAAGCCGCGCGGCTGCGCGCACAAGGCCGGATTGTTGTAACCAAGCTGGCAGCGGGGCCGGAAGAGCTGAAGACGGTGAAGCGGCTTGACACAGAGACGGTGGAAGCCGACGGCGAGCAGTATGGTGAAATCTATACATTTGTGTCTTTTGTCAGCGAACACGGCTAAGCGGAGAGCCTGCGGCTAGTGATCGGTATAGTGAGAGAACAGAAATGAACAATTTGCAGAGGGAAATGGAAACGGAGGCTAATGATGATGGCGCAGATACTGAAGGTAGCTATGCCGAAAGGCCGAATATACAATAAAGCGGCAGAGTTGTTCCGCCAAGCGGGGCTGCCGATTCCGCCGGATGGCGAAGAGTCGCGCAAGCTGGTGATCTCACTGCCTGAGGCGGGCATGGAGTTTATTCTGGCCAAGCCGGTTGATGTGCCTACCTATGTTGAATATGGTGTGGCGGATATTGGCATCGTGGGCAAGGATGTGCTGCTGGAGGAAGAACGCGACGTGTACGAGCTGCTTGATCTGGGCATCGCACGTTGCCGGATGTCCATTATCGGGCTGCCGAACTGGCAGCCAGGGATTCAGCAGCGGGTAGCGACGAAATACCCGAATGTAGCTTCGCGGTATTTCCGTGAGCAGGGCCAGCAGGTGGAGGTCGTTAAGCTGAACGGCTCGATTGAGCTTGCTCCGCTGATTGGCCTTGCCGACCGTATTGTCGATATGGTGGAGACCGGGCAAACCCTTAAGGATAACGGACTGGTGGAAATGAAGAGCATCTTCGAAATTACAAGCCGGCTGGTTGCGAACCGTGTAAGCTACCGGATGAAGAATGAGCAGATCCAGCAGCTGTGCGACCGTCTGCAGGCAGTTATCGCAGAACCGGGGCTTCAGTTAAAATAAAATGAGTATGGATGTTCAAAGGGGGAACGAGCGGTGAAGGTCCAATCGAGCAGGGAATTTAATCTGCAGCGTGAAGTGGAATACGGAACGCCGGAGCAGAACAAGGCCGTGAAGCAAATCGTAGCCGACATCAAACAGGAGGGCGACGCTGCGCTGCTCCGCTATACGGAGCGGTTTGACGGGGCAGCGCTGACACCGGCGCAGCTGCGGGTAACCGCAGCAGAGCTCCAGGCGGCTTATAGCCGGGTTGAGGAATCGTTCGTAACCGCGATTCGTGCGGCTGCGGTCAATATCCGGGCGTTTCACGCCCGTCAGAAACGCAGTTCATGGATGGATCTGCAGCCGGACGGTACGATCCTCGGCCAGATCATCCGCCCGCTGAAGCGGGTGGGCGTATATGTTCCCGGCGGCAAGGCGGCGTATCCGTCCTCGGTGCTGATGAACGTGATTCCGGCCCAGATTGCCGGAGTGCCGGAGATCGTGATGGTCACACCGCCGTCGACCGGCGGCAAGGACGGCATCGATCCTTACATCCTCGTTGCTGCGGCAGAAGCCGGTGTGAGCGAGGTCTACCGCGTGGGCGGCGCGCAGGCGATCGCCGCGCTCGCCTTCGGCACGGAATCCATCGCGCCGGTCGATAAAATCTGCGGCCCCGGCAACATCTACGTTGCCTTGGCCAAGCGCGAGGTCTACGGCGCGGTCGATATCGACAGCATCGCCGGGCCCAGCGAAATCGTCGTGCTCGCCGACGAAACCGCAGAGCCGGCTTACATTGCGGCTGATCTGCTCTCACAGGCAGAGCATGACGAGATGGCCTCGGCCATCCTTGTGACGCCGTCGCAGAGCCTCGGAGAGGCCGTAGCGGCCGAGGTGGAGCGGCAGCTTCAGGAGCTGCCGCGCGAGGCCATCGCCCGCGCCTCGGTGGAGAACTACGGCGCAATCATCGTCGTAGACTCGATAAAGGAAGGCATCTCCGTAGTGAACCGGCTGGCGCCGGAGCATCTGGAGATTGTCGTCGAATATCCCATGGGCCTGCTCGGCAGCATCGAGAATGCCGGAGCGATTTTCCTGGGACCGTACAGCTCGGAACCGGTCGGCGATTATTTCGCCGGACCGAATCATATTATACCGACCAATGGCACTGCGCGGTTCTCTTCGCCGGTTGATGTGGATGATTTCATCAAGAAATCAAGCCTGATTTATTACAGCAAGGAAGCGCTGCTGCGTGATGGAGCAACCATCATCGAGTTGGCCAGACGCGAAGGGCTGGAAGGTCATGCACGGGCGATAGAGATCAGGCTGGAGAATGAAGCGAAGGGCGGAGAAGAAAATGGAGAATAACAATAACGAACAGGCTGTACGCAAAGCAGGCCTTAGCCGTAAAACAAACGAAACGGATATCACGCTGTCCCTGGCTGTGGATGGAAGCGGCATTGCCGAGCTGGAGACCGATGTGCCTTTTCTGAACCATATGCTCGATTTATTCGCGAAGCATGGCCAATTTGACCTTTCTCTGGAGGGCCGGGGGGATATTGATATTGACGACCACCACACGGTGGAGGATATCGGCATCTGTCTGGGACAGGCGCTCCGCGAGGCACTGGGTGACAAAAAAGGCATCAAGCGTTATGCGAGTGTGTTCATTCCCATGGATGAAGCGCTGGCCCAGGTGGTCATCGACATCAGCAACCGGCCGCATTTTGAATACCGGGCGGCTTATCCGTCACAGCAGGTAGGCAGCTTCTCTACGGAGCTGGTTCATGAGTTCCTCTGGAAATTCGCGCTGGAGGCCCGGATTACACTGCACGTGATAGTACACTACGGCTCCAATACTCATCATATGATTGAGGCGATATTCAAAGCGCTGGGACGGGCGCTGGACGAAGCAACGCAGATTGATCCGCGTGTGAAGGGTGTGCCATCTACGAAGGGAGTGCTGTAGCATGACCGTTGCTATCGTCGATTACGGCATGGGCAATCTGCACAGTGTCAGCAAGGCGGTGGAACGTCTCGGCTACGAGAGTCTTGTGACAGGCGATGCCGGGGAAATTCTTGCGGCAAGCAGTGTCATTCTGCCGGGCGTCGGTGCCTTTGGCGATGCGGTGGAACAGCTGCGGAGCAGCGGGCTCGATCTTGTGGTTAAGGAGGCCGCAGCCGGGGAACAGCCGGTGCTTGGCATTTGTCTGGGCATGCAGCTGCTGTTCAGCAGCAGCGTGGAACACGGCGAGCACGAAGGGCTGGACATCCTGCCGGGATCGGTGGTGCGGTTCGCGCCCCGTGACGGCTATAAGGTGCCGCATATGGGCTGGAACAAGCTGAGCTTCCGGCAGCCGCAGAGCCCGCTGCTTGAGGGACTGGAAGAGGGGCATGTGTATTTTGTCCATTCCTATCATGCAGTGGTTGGACAGGAGAACGATTTGCTTGCCGTAACCGATTACGGGCATCCGGTCACGGCGGTGGTCGGGCGGGACAATGTCTTCGGCATGCAGTTCCATCCGGAGAAGAGCGGAGAGCTTGGCATGAAGCTGCTGGGGAATTTTCTAAAGCTTAAGGGAGAGCGGGCGTAAGCCCGCTATAAATATATTGTAATGAAAGCGGGGAGTGCCACATGTCTTCTTTTATCGTGTATCCGGCGATTGATATCCGGGATGGAAAGTGTGTAAGACTGCAGCAGGGTGATTACGCTCAGGAAACGATCTATAATGACAGTCCGGTACAGGTCGCTAAATCATGGGAAGAGCAGGGAGGCCGGTTCATTCATCTCGTGGATCTGGACGGCGCGAAGGCCGGACATCCGGTCAATGATACCATCATCGGCGCCATTGCCAAAAACGCAGGTGTGCCCGTCCAGGTGGGCGGCGGACTCCGCAGTCTTGCTGATGTGGAGAAGCTGCTCGGTCTTGGAGTCAGCCGGGTTATTATCGGGACGGCGGCCATCAATGACCATGCCTTTACGGAGGCTGTGCTCGCCAAATATGGCGATAAGGTAGCTATCGGCATTGATGCCCGGAATGGCTACGTAGCTACGCATGGCTGGCTGAACACCTCCGAGGTGCGCGCCGAGGATCTGGCTAAGGAGCTGGCAGCTAAAGGTGCGGAGACGTTTATCTACACGGA carries:
- the hisA gene encoding 1-(5-phosphoribosyl)-5-[(5-phosphoribosylamino)methylideneamino]imidazole-4-carboxamide isomerase, encoding MSSFIVYPAIDIRDGKCVRLQQGDYAQETIYNDSPVQVAKSWEEQGGRFIHLVDLDGAKAGHPVNDTIIGAIAKNAGVPVQVGGGLRSLADVEKLLGLGVSRVIIGTAAINDHAFTEAVLAKYGDKVAIGIDARNGYVATHGWLNTSEVRAEDLAKELAAKGAETFIYTDISRDGMMQGPNIEGIVAMAAASGKTVIASGGVTSLDDLLRLSVHSGSGIGGAIVGKALYTGNIKLPEALQALGRPAGQL